The DNA window agtAGGTCGTATATttagggtgctaataccttttctTTACGCAACTAGTCTCCGTACTTGATCTccgagaccagttagggttcctagtgaccaaaatactaggtggcgactcccatttcCTTTCccactgataagagacaagaattccttttctctttatatttgcTAGATAGACATTATACCTGAGGGTGGACGATTcatcgcgacgccgcacacgtgcgacagtaataaaaagaacacgaatcaaatttgacaggaaaaaaaacttaaggaggatgaaattgtaaaaagaagtagatttaaaaaattatcttaaacaAATAGcgatcaaaagaatatggattaaattaaaaaaaaataaaaattaaaggggtgaaattgaaaagaagttttcattttataaattgttttaaaaaaatttccaatattaaaggatccaataaaaaaaaccaatttaaataattatccaaaaaaacccaacaaaaattacaaataaaaagatttgagatAACCAAAGTCATTTTCAAGATTAGTAAAATATTCTACAGAAaacaaataagtaaaaataaaggGATTTAAtctccaattgaataaatattgaatgataaaaataaaaaaataacttaaataaaggaaaataaaagaaaataaaattgtaatatacatgatattattcatgaatagtagtttttctctttatgttttttttctgcatatttttctagatttgtttCCAATGCTATATATTCTTAagttttgagaaagaaaagaggatgTTTTTTAACAACATTATAGCACATTTTCACTGCACAAAGAACACACTCAAcaagacaaaaaacaaacagatcTCTTCTCTATACAGATGCAATACTAACAGGGTAAAAGACGCAGCCTATAGCTTGGATATATAAGGCTTCTCAATCGATCCCTGGAGTTCTATAAACCTTAACTATATGTAGATAAATAAACTGAAGTTCTTAAATCTAAAGGCTGCAACCTTTAAATGTAGAGAAAACTTTCATAGTTTTAAGAGTGTGAAGCTTTAATTAATCAGTTATAGTCCTGCTTGTTGATTACTTAATTCCCATAAAGCTTCTTGGCGTTTCCTTCTCCTCCAGCACCCAGGACAGCACCTCTCTTCTACAATTCTGGTGGCTCTTTTTCTTCGAATAAGATCTTATAAGGCATGGCCTCAGCCCTCGCAAGCTCCTCCTTCAAGTTTATCtgtataaaattaagatattattataatagAGGAATAGAGAAACACGATCAACAACACCATCAACATGAGAGCATATATAGTTATCGAACTTGGTTTGGGAATTGACCCGATATAAGGGTTGATCCAGCTAAGAGATTGGATCTTGGGTTGCATAGGTTGACTCAAGTCAACCcaaatcaacttgaaattttttaaaaaaaaatatttgaaattttaatatttcatataaaaaaattatgaaacaattcatgtgaatataagCTATATATGTTGTaattaataaagtttaaaatattatttcaaaagattttttatctcacatttaaaaaatataatttttttctttttatgaacatagaatatatattaaacagcTTCAAGTcctatattaaaaacataaaacattcttctaatatttatataatgaactttaaaattgattaataatcaattaaaaaatatatataaaaaaaggtttttaattaaaaaaaaaacataattaaaaaaaaaatctctatcaaATTTTGCTAAATCATCTACGTTCTGCGTTTACCCGGAGGTTGTTAATCTGGGTTTTGATAAAACAGACCCGGTTAAGATACTGAATTATCTGAATTCCAGGTTAACTAAACGAGTCCGATAAATGCTTCGAAGTACTAGAATACTcctatttaatgattttaagtACAGGATGAGGGAATTAATATATTACCAGCTCTTGGTCACGGTCTGCTATCTCCCGTGCATGGTGTGCTGTTGTGGCCGTATAATGCTCCCTGAGCCCAAAGAAGGCCCGTATCAGCCGCTCTTGTCCCCCCATTGCCTGAAACCATATATAATTACGagcaattaattttaagatctCGTCAAAAATTTAGAGAAGAAATATTAAGAAGGTAAAATCCAGTGATGGAGTATTAGGGATGGAAAATATCTTAGAAGAGGTGAGGAGTTAAAAATGTGtgatagaaattgaaaaaacaaataaaatgatggTTAGTGAATCctataataaatcaaatcaagtcaaatttatgtaattataaaatattaaataatttatatttgtgaaGTAGGAgatggaataaaaaaagttaaattaaaaaaaaggaaaaaatgcaCGTTTTTCTCCCTTAAAAATCCTTTCCCCTCCATTTCCAAGATTAACATTAAATGTTAACTCTTCTAAAACCCACCCGTCTGTcaaaaaatttaccaaaaattagtaaagaagatgaaaaattaCAACCTCTTTACCCCCTTACCAAATATATCTTCAGTgaaaagagagagggaaagaaaagaaaatggagaagTACCAGCTGGGTCCACTCCTCGGGGAGTGATTGGCACGGTTTGAATGACTCTGTCGTTACTGATCCATCTGACTTAATGGCTGCAACAGATAGCTCTAGTGGTGGGTAAGCATCCTTGTCTGTGGAGGCAGATATGCTGCCGCTTCCACCAGGGAGTGGCTGCATAATTTTCTTGCGCAACAAAAGTAATTAGATGAACTCTGATTTACAATCAAgggagaagtaaaaaaaattactaatacTTTGTAACCAGTGTTTTCCTGATCTGTATGATGGATTAAGTGTATGGGAGCCATGTATATGCTCTTGACATCCAAAATTAAGATAAATCTAAGAGCAGCATTTACCCAAGAAAAAAGctgtttaaaaaatgatatatccAAGACTTTAAGTTTATTCACTGAAGCTAACAACCTCAAACAAATGTAGAGCAACATATTCATGCTCAACAGCAATTCATAggtcttattttttcataatccAAAAGTTGTCCATGCATGCATCTCTGAGAATTTATTTACCGTATTAATCAATAAGAATAACCTTCTAGCCTGAGATATTATCCGTTGACATATGTGATGTTGATGGAGATTCTAACTGCATCCATGAGTATGAGTGTGTGCATGCCTGCAATAACATATCTTCATTCAAACGAACTCGCATGTTTCCTGAAGTTGCAGGGTGCACAGTCCCATCATTATAGCCCATTTAATGGAAGGGTATATGCATGGTAGCCTGTGATCTTGGATAGATGCACTTGAGCTTTTTATTAGGAAGTCTCAAGTGAGGATTCGAAATCACAGAAGAACTATCCCACTTGTGCACGTAGCACAAAACTCGCTAGATCCCCATTGAACCAAGAAAACAATTGCTATAAGCGGAAACAAGGAGTGAGAATAAAGGGGCTCTATTGACAAACTTATTGCATGCAAGATTCCGTAACATATCCATAAATGAACTTTGATGTTCAACATAATAGAAATTGAAGTTGCATTGATTGAGCTTTTACAGATCTCCTCAAGTACATAAAGAGGGAGCTGGAAGCAAATGCATGggataaaacaaatgaaatggGGCATGCATCTATATATGCATTGCACCCGTGATATCAGTACTCGGTGATATAAAGAAATAAGGTTGAGAGCTTCTCCCAGAATGCACTGGATATTGCTTGTAATCgatagtgaattttttttacaggaacgttttattttgattgtgcaTTAGTTTTGTGCAAAAAATAACAGgataaagagaaaaggaagcACCTTTATTATATCCCAAAACTGATTCACCATATCAGTTTGTTTCTCGACAGTGTCTCTGGTGTGCCCTCTACTTTCTCCAAGCTCCTGAACAAATTTTCCGATCTGACATGCTTCATCCAATAAAGGTTTCATCATTGACTTCTTACAAAGATCTAATTGTCCTTTGTAGTAGTTGCACTCATCTTGAAGAGTTTTCAACTGCGCCTCATTGTTTTCCAGCTTTTTCTGCATTAGAGATATAGATTAGCAAATAAAGGCTGAACGAGTTTGAGAtagtaattttcttttccagCAGGTATAAGCTGTTAGGAATCTCACAAGCTATTTATTAGGAATAGATAATCTATATACATTGACTTTCCTATTGTAAAGCCTAACTTACAGGATGATAAACTATAAGGAAGTAATTGACTCCTAAGCTGTGAGAATGACTGTAAATCTCTTGTATAAATATATGATGTGATCAATAATACATTCATTCCTGCAAATTCAATATTTACATAAGCCAATGATTGATTAAAATACATTCATTCCAGCAAATTCAATAATTACATAAGCCAATGATTGATTAAAAGACAACGAGGCAAAGCACAAACTTGGAGAGGACACATATATACAAGTATAAAAGCAAAGATGCGCAGaccaagaaacaagaaaaggaaacaaaaggagCGACGGTGCTAAACAACAGGCACTACAAAACCAAGCAACCGCAAAACTGTAATAAGAACGACAGCATCATGATTAGATATCAGAAAACTTATATAAGCaggtaaattaaattttgtttttgaaaaagtgGAAGATCACGCGCGTTACAAAGAATAAggtaacaaggaaagaagggatAGAAAGTTTTTGAGGGATTCATTGCATATCAATTCCTCAAGAtatacctttttcttttcacgAGACTTCTTGTCGATTTcctgtttccttttcctttttgcaTCTGCAGCTAGCATGAGAGAAATCAAAGATCGAAATCGGATCAAGAACAGTCCCATGAATCACtctgattaattaattactcgACACAGAAGTTAGCAACTTCTAAGTTTGGTGGAGAATAAGAAATGATGAGCATAGTCAAGTACAACCATGTATCCTTAATGTTTTAGTCAAAACTAAAACCTGCAGACGATGGGTCTCTAAATTATACCTTCGAGTCGTTGATGATCAGATGGGTTCTCGGTTGGATCGGTTGCCATCTATAGAATGGGAAATCAAGTATCGGACGACTACTTGAACACTCCAAATTAATGGCGAACCAGTATTAtgagaaaagaaacaagaaatacTTTGGATAGAGGGACTGatgagagagtgagagagaaagaaagagggagaTAAACATGTTATGGATAATAAAGATGAAAGCATAGAGGAGACATATTCAGATATCGTTCGAGATCGGACCCTAAGGCATCGAAATATTAAGACATGCCGCAGCAAGGaagctatttttttcttttctttttctttaatcgaTGAAAATCTTTAACATAATTGTTAAATCCGACTCAGTAATCAAGTCACATGTTTTGGTGGTGACTATGGGACTGTTGGTGGTGTagattaattatcttttttatttcaaaatattaattaaaaaaactattttagtggtatttacattttttatacCAAGTAAAAACCCAACACAAGTCACATTCATCATTGCACTCATTTATCTCTTATGACGGTCCTGTTCTCATTTGGGAATCTCCCTAAAACTTTAATCAATTGATCCGTTTGTTTGATATATGagaagattataaaataaaaataaagccaaaaaaaaaaaaaaactcacaccACCATTAAACTACTGATCAGTGATCACAACACAACTcaccaaaagtttttttatttatttaagaaaatagctttttttcttttgaaaggcAAACGAAATACTAGGATAAATTAACTTCCTCATTTCACTGCTACCTAGCCAGTAACTTCCCTTTGAAAACCTTGAACAACAACGTTTTTTTCTTCAGTACCTGTAGGAAAACTTCCCGTACCTTAATTATAATTACCAGATGGAGTGTTGTCCGGAACCTTGTCTATTTTCTTGCAGCTTGTCATCGTAATCGACATAATTATTAATCACCGATCATATAAGCAACCTTGAAGCATAACTTGCTATCGTTTCCAAGCCTGGATCGTGTGTTTTAAACCGCCACAAATTAAGCTTCTCCTCCAAAATCTGCAGGATCTTTCGCTGCTCTCTTGTTTTCTTGCCCTTACTGCGTACATGTAAATCAAGGGAAGGACAGAAAGTTAAGATCAGAAACAAATATTGAACATGTGAAAAGGTTGAACTACGTGCAGCTCCTATATTACCTTCTCACTCTCAAGGAGGTCACTTTCCTGCTTGCCAAAATTATCCACCATTAGCACCAGCAGCAGAGACCTGAATATACGAGCTTGTTGTACAATAGGAGAGAAGTGGATGCAAATTAATATCACGGGTTACATAAGGATAAATAAAACGTTGACGAAGACTTGCAGAACGAAAGGCGACGGGTTCACCATGTGAGAGCGGGCCATCATAATATAGTATTTGAAAATTGCAAATTGTTCGTGGACTTTTCTTTGGTGGGAAATTATATATCAATCTTTGGGAACTTCGCTTATAGTTAAGTCCAGAATTCAAAGTGTTCCTGATGTGGTTAGATTATCagaaaaatttctttttcttaaaaaagaaaaaaaaagagggaccctgaatttaagaaaaataaatgaatatgaaaaaaaacatcggGAATGATTTAGAATTTCACTCCTGTTACTGGACCAATTCAATGAAAACTGGAGGTAATACGAGCCGAGCCCAAAGAGTTTTTAGGCCTATCGGTAACACAGGAAGGGCTGTTGGTTTAAAAGCCCAAACCCTCAAGACATCCCGGTTCATCTGCGCGGCGCAAGAAAGACTCTCACCTCCCTCGACTGTGAGAATGGCGTCAAAATCCTCTCAATTCCTGCGttcttttggtaacccaaaAAAGATACATAGAGACGCTTCGTTTATATTATCGATTATTACCGATATTGAGATTATCActgcttctgctgctgctgctgttgttgttgcAGGCTACGATCTACTCTTAGGATCAATAGCTGCTTTATACGTCTTCGCTGTACCCTACACTAAAGTCGAGGAAAGCTTCAACATTCAGGTTCTCCAATTATTCCATAAAACAATCTTAGAACTTTTCAAATaagcttgttttttattttgattttatgaaattttttttatcggtcAAGGCAATGCACGATATTCTTTACCACAGGCATCGCCTAGAAAATGTAAGTTTATTTACCTTCTCCGCTGTgttctaatttgatttttttcctgtaatttaattattaatactctgtttgtttgttgttattattattagtatgatCATTTGGAGTTCCCGGGGGTCGTGCCTCGCACTTTCATTGGTAAATTAATTCTCTGCGCCATCTGGGAAAGCTTTTATATTCTATTCTAGACATTTAGTTACTGTTTAGCTTTTCATGAAAACTGAAAATGAGGATTGTTAGGGTGTGATGTGACATGTGAAGGGAGTGATGAACTGTGCATCTTGCTCTGAGAAGGCATGTTACTCATTATTGTTTTCTCATAGGAGCGTTGATTGTCTCGATTTTGGCGTCGCCAATTGTGGTGGTAATCAACTTGCTGCAGTTGTCGAAGATCAACGCTCTCATTGCAGGTAGGATATTTGGATGGTTTGTGGggctctattttattttaacagcAATTTTGTCTAGGTTTTAACAATGGCTTACTTAATTTAGTTGCTTTTGGTTAGTGCGATTGGTGTTGGGTTGTGTGGTATTATCTACACTGAGGTTTTTCCGGATTCAGGTatgtacttgattttttttcaatcaagattAATTAAGTTTGCTTGTCCAAGGGAATGATGAGTTGTGGTGGGAAGTTGAATACATGCAATTTTTCTTTTGAGCAGGTTAGACATAAGTTTGGTCATCAAGTAGAAGCTTTCTTTGTAATATTAACAGCACTTCAATTTCACATGCTGTTCTATTGCACACGTGCTCTTCCCAATATACTAGCTTTGGCTGTAGGTGATCACTTCTCGCggttttattttgtctttgcTCCTTTTGTATATATGTCTTAGTGAATATATGAGGttcttttccattttgattTCTCTTGATggttaatattttgatcaattttgGTATGGTAAGATAAGTAAATTTTGTCAAGGAAGTACTTTATTGAGCTGTTTGCTTTTTTCCCATTATATCTATTagtttgtatattttaaatgaacACATGCATTTGGTAGAAGGAGATGAGTGAAATACCTGGTTCTGGTGAATATgtgacaaaatttgaaaaagcaCCCAGCTAGTTTTGAATTATAGCTCGTAAACTCTTATGTTGCAAGTGTTAAGCAGCTGAATCAACTAGGTGAGTTTTTGAGGGGATCCTTAACCATGTTATGCAAAACAACTGTCAACTAGCCAATCTTCAATTAAAGGGTCCGGGTGAAGATCAATTAGAATGTGCACACCTCACTGAACAGGAAGTTTATGGATACCTGATATTTCAATGACATGTGTACGAACGCACCACTTCAAATGCTATAATGTTCTTCATCTGGTTGTGAGACCAAGCATCATCATCCTCGaatcctcctccaccaccagaACCACCATGAACCCCATCTTATCATTTCAATTCCCAACCTCTCTCTTCTCCCTCACAAACTTAGATTATTTTCTGTATCTGCTTTTAGACAGCTTTTATTATACCATAGTATACCTCTAATTTGACTTCTTTTACAGAGTTTTCTGCATTTCTGTGCTCTTATTTTACATGTGTGATGGTTCATTGTTGATccaataacatatattttataataagttATCTAGCATATATTTCAATATCTGGAAGTAATGCTACTTTCCTCAACCTTATGCAGTTAACATGGGATATGCATATTGGTTCAGAGGGAACTTCTACACAGCATTAAACTGTCTGGTATGACTGctcatatttcaaaaattacaaTATGCAATATGAATTACACTCAATGTAGCAAGCTCCTATATGCTGAGCTTATTCATGCTATGAAAACTAATGTCATCTGTGTCTCCATTTTATTGGAGATAAATGCAAGTCAATATTCTCAACCTTTTCCTGTGAAAAAATACTTGTCTTGATACTTGAATGCACAACAAGGTTTTCCTTGTGTTGGCATGCACAATGTCTTCTCACagctgttttgttttataatggCTAGGTTTTCGCCACAGTTGTATTTAGATGCGATATGCTGTTACTTCTTTGCCCTCTTGCTCTGGAGCTTTTGTTGGTAGGTTCCTCTTTGATCTTGGCCCTTTTTTCATTAGTAACGTT is part of the Populus trichocarpa isolate Nisqually-1 chromosome 2, P.trichocarpa_v4.1, whole genome shotgun sequence genome and encodes:
- the LOC7453923 gene encoding uncharacterized protein LOC7453923 isoform X4, translating into MSITMTSCKKIDKVPDNTPSAADAKRKRKQEIDKKSREKKKKKLENNEAQLKTLQDECNYYKGQLDLCKKSMMKPLLDEACQIGKFVQELGESRGHTRDTVEKQTDMVNQFWDIIKPLPGGSGSISASTDKDAYPPLELSVAAIKSDGSVTTESFKPCQSLPEEWTQLAMGGQERLIRAFFGLREHYTATTAHHAREIADRDQELINLKEELARAEAMPYKILFEEKEPPEL
- the LOC7453923 gene encoding uncharacterized protein LOC7453923 isoform X2 translates to MSITMTSCKKIDKVPDNTPSDAKRKRKQEIDKKSREKKKKKLENNEAQLKTLQDECNYYKGQLDLCKKSMMKPLLDEACQIGKFVQELGESRGHTRDTVEKQTDMVNQFWDIIKKIMQPLPGGSGSISASTDKDAYPPLELSVAAIKSDGSVTTESFKPCQSLPEEWTQLAMGGQERLIRAFFGLREHYTATTAHHAREIADRDQELINLKEELARAEAMPYKILFEEKEPPEL
- the LOC7453923 gene encoding uncharacterized protein LOC7453923 isoform X1, producing MSITMTSCKKIDKVPDNTPSAADAKRKRKQEIDKKSREKKKKKLENNEAQLKTLQDECNYYKGQLDLCKKSMMKPLLDEACQIGKFVQELGESRGHTRDTVEKQTDMVNQFWDIIKKIMQPLPGGSGSISASTDKDAYPPLELSVAAIKSDGSVTTESFKPCQSLPEEWTQLAMGGQERLIRAFFGLREHYTATTAHHAREIADRDQELINLKEELARAEAMPYKILFEEKEPPEL
- the LOC7453923 gene encoding uncharacterized protein LOC7453923 isoform X5, which encodes MATDPTENPSDHQRLEDAKRKRKQEIDKKSREKKKKKLENNEAQLKTLQDECNYYKGQLDLCKKSMMKPLLDEACQIGKFVQELGESRGHTRDTVEKQTDMVNQFWDIIKKIMQPLPGGSGSISASTDKDAYPPLELSVAAIKSDGSVTTESFKPCQSLPEEWTQLAMGGQERLIRAFFGLREHYTATTAHHAREIADRDQELINLKEELARAEAMPYKILFEEKEPPEL
- the LOC7453923 gene encoding uncharacterized protein LOC7453923 isoform X3; this encodes MATDPTENPSDHQRLEAADAKRKRKQEIDKKSREKKKKKLENNEAQLKTLQDECNYYKGQLDLCKKSMMKPLLDEACQIGKFVQELGESRGHTRDTVEKQTDMVNQFWDIIKKIMQPLPGGSGSISASTDKDAYPPLELSVAAIKSDGSVTTESFKPCQSLPEEWTQLAMGGQERLIRAFFGLREHYTATTAHHAREIADRDQELINLKEELARAEAMPYKILFEEKEPPEL
- the LOC7453923 gene encoding uncharacterized protein LOC7453923 isoform X6 — its product is MATDPTENPSDHQRLEAADAKRKRKQEIDKKSREKKKKKLENNEAQLKTLQDECNYYKGQLDLCKKSMMKPLLDEACQIGKFVQELGESRGHTRDTVEKQTDMVNQFWDIIKPLPGGSGSISASTDKDAYPPLELSVAAIKSDGSVTTESFKPCQSLPEEWTQLAMGGQERLIRAFFGLREHYTATTAHHAREIADRDQELINLKEELARAEAMPYKILFEEKEPPEL